In Topomyia yanbarensis strain Yona2022 chromosome 2, ASM3024719v1, whole genome shotgun sequence, one DNA window encodes the following:
- the LOC131680605 gene encoding uncharacterized protein K02A2.6-like: protein MPNVQRKSDGATIVKRVLQQLHKGHPGVERMRSITRQYVYWPNIDEDVSKLVKACNACADVVKTDRKTNLESWPVPKKPWQRIHLDYAGPIKGQYYLILVDSFSKWPEVIQTKDITSVATLRMLRGVFARFGAPETLVTDNGTQFTSEQLEKFCHDNAILHLKTAPFHPQSNGLAERFVDTFKRALRKISAKGGTVDEAIDTFLLCYRSTPCRNAPDLPLKSYLADPCESLSSYCVHQLCSVRKLTRVKRNNLTESTVQKLDIINRKIPSGRNRSGVINGTGKLERLLNE from the coding sequence ATGCCTAATGTACAGCGAAAGAGTGATGGTGCCACAATTGTTAAACGAGTACTTCAGCAACTGCATAAGGGGCATCCCGGTGTTGAACGAATGCGCTCCATTACACGTCAGTACGTTTACTGGCCAAATATCGACGAAGATGTTTCCAAATTGGTCAAAGCCTGCAATGCTTGTGCCGATGTGGTGAAAACCGACAGAAAGACAAATTTGGAGTCTTGGCCCGTTCCGAAGAAACCCTGGCAACGGATACATCTAGATTACGCTGGCCCTATAAAAGGTCAGTACTACCTTATCTTAGTGGATTCGTTCTCAAAGTGGCCCGAAGTTATCCAGACAAAGGACATCACTAGTGTGGCAACCCTGCGCATGCTGCGTGGCGTTTTCGCCAGGTTCGGAGCCCCGGAGACACTGGTGACAGACAATGGAACCCAATTCACCAGTGAACAGCTCGAGAAGTTTTGTCACGATAACGCAATTCTACACCTGAAAACGGCCCCGTTTCATCCACAAAGTAACGGCCTCGCAGAAAGATTCGTGGACACCTTCAAAAGAGCACTTCGCAAAATCTCTGCAAAGGGAGGAACAGTGGATGAAGCCATCGATACGTTCCTACTGTGCTATAGATCTACGCCGTGCCGTAACGCACCAGATCTCCCGCTGAAATCTTACTTGGCAGACCCGTGCGAATCTCTCTCGAGCTACTGCGTCCACCAACTCTGCTCAGTAAGGAAACTCACAAGAGTCAAGCGGAACAATTTAACCGAAAGCACAGTACAAAAGCTAGATATTATCAACCGCAAGATACCGTCTGGGCGAAACCGTTCCGGAGTAATAAATGGTACTGGGAAGCTGGAGCGGTTGTTGAACGAATAG
- the LOC131683997 gene encoding solute carrier family 35 member G1 — MPEHLELQQLVGGVLQGNVNHRSLFPWVQCSCPYLGIILATVSSLFFSLCSVIVKGLVDINPIELATFRFIGVLLPSIPIAIYKEESFFPRGKRIILVLRCFVGTTGLMLSFYAFRHMPLADASVIIFSTPVFVAIFARLFLRESCGMFNVLTIFLTLIGVVLITRPPFLFGYGARSVSEEQVVESNYDVWGPVAALSSTLFGANAYVLLRALKGLHFSVIMTNFGAFALVYTLIVCYYLGALCWPLCGSDRLLVIALALFSFGGQILLTLALQYEQAGPVAVARSADIVFAFIWQIMFFRETPSIYSVLGALLVVSSVLLSGLRKWALALPRDSELRKRFKFLVLE, encoded by the exons ATGCCGGAACACCTGGAATTGCAGCAGCTAGTTGGTGGAGTGCTTCAGGGAAACGTTAATCATCGATCGTTGTTCCCTTGGGTTCAATGCTCGTGTCCATATTTGGGTATAATACTTGCCACCGTTTCGTCTTTGTTCTTTTCGTTATGCTCCGTGATTGTGAAGGGGCTTGTTGATATCAATCCAATTGAGCTGGCCACATTTCG GTTCATCGGTGTCCTGCTTCCGTCGATCCCTATCGCAATCTACAAGGAAGAAAGTTTCTTCCCCAGAGGTAAGCGTATAATACTGGTGCTACGATGTTTCGTCGGAACGACCGGACTAATGCTGAGTTTCTATGCGTTTCGCCATATGCCACTGGCGGACGCTTCGGTGATCATATTTTCCACACCAGTTTTTGTTGCAATCTTTGCGCGGCTATTTTTAAGGGAAAGCTGTGGCATGTTCAACGTGCTAACGATATTTCTGACACTGATAGGTGTGGTCCTGATAACAAGACCCCCGTTTCTGTTTGGGTATGGCGCGCGCAGCGTCAGCGAAGAGCAGGTTGTCGAGTCGAACTATGACGTTTGGGGTCCGGTGGCGGCACTTTCATCCACGCTATTCGGTGCCAATGCATATGTTCTGCTTCGTGCGCTCAAGGGATTGCATTTTTCCGTTATTATGACTAACTTTGGTGCGTTCGCACTGGTTTACACGCTGATTGTTTGCTATTATCTGGGAGCACTTTGCTGGCCCCTGTGCGGGTCTGATCGGTTGTTGGTGATCGCGTTGGCACTGTTCAGCTTCGGAGGGCAAATTTTATTGACTCTCGCGTTGCAGTACGAACAGGCTGGACCCGTTGCCGTCGCCCGGTCAGCCGATATTGTGTTTGCCTTCATCTGGCAGATCATGTTCTTCAGGGAAACGCCTAGCATTTACTCGGTACTGGGGGCATTGCTCGTTGTTAGTTCAGTTCTGCTGTCTGGACTGCGAAAGTGGGCGCTCGCCCTTCCGAGAGATTCGGAATTGAGAAAAAGATTCAAATTCCTTGTTTTGGAGTAG